The following coding sequences lie in one Nakaseomyces glabratus chromosome I, complete sequence genomic window:
- a CDS encoding pirin family protein (CAGL0I08151g~Protein of unknown function), whose product MTKIEGQSQEKKVKRSSGSAFKLTIVSLFIALACIYYKFSAVTEVHDIKLGARNDQDSMASQNRDYDQLKDNNDGINDDRIYRSILTHFIAGEQEEGVGARVRRSVGTYQMRRFTPFLMLDDFTVAPPNGFPDHPHHGQETITYVTDGMIAHEDITGSKGVLLKGDLQFMTAGKGIVHSEIPVTTKDGKPCRGLQLWVDLPSDMKNIDPRYRNLRGNETPVAYPNENLEVRVISGKSYGVESLRDLAYTPVHLYHFLANKTGTEFVQDIPEDFNVFIYVMKGSIQVNDVELTTFSSAFFDVDGNAIRGKALSEDAQFAIIAGRILDQEVIQHGPFVETNREKLMEVFRNYQEEKNGFENAHSWRSSIHDGISEEEALKLYRE is encoded by the coding sequence ATGACTAAGATAGAAGGTCAATCGCaggaaaagaaagtaaAAAGATCGTCTGGGTCTGCTTTCAAGCTCACCATTGTCAGTTTATTTATTGCACTAGcatgtatatattacaaATTTTCTGCTGTAACAGAGGTGCATGATATAAAATTGGGTGCTCGTAATGATCAAGACTCGATGGCAAGTCAAAACAGAGACTATGATCAGCTAAAAGATAACAATGATGGCATAAATGATGATAGAATTTATCGTTCAATTTTAACACATTTTATAGCTGGTGAGCAAGAGGAGGGAGTTGGTGCTAGAGTTAGACGTTCTGTTGGTACTTATCAAATGAGGAGGTTCACACCATTTTTGATGTTGGATGACTTCACTGTAGCTCCTCCAAATGGGTTCCCCGATCATCCACATCATGGTCAAGAAACAATTACATATGTTACTGACGGTATGATTGCTCATGAGGATATAACTGGTTCAAAAGGTGTTTTATTGAAGGGTGATCTTCAATTCATGACTGCTGGTAAAGGTATAGTTCATTCCGAAATTCCAGTTACCACAAAGGATGGTAAACCTTGTCGTGGTCTGCAATTATGGGTTGATTTACCTTCAGATATGAAGAATATTGATCCTCGCTATAGAAACTTGAGAGGCAATGAAACACCTGTTGCTTATCCCAATGAGAATTTAGAAGTTCGTGTCATTAGTGGTAAGTCTTACGGTGTTGAATCATTGAGAGATTTGGCATACACTCCTGTTCATCTATATCATTTCCTAGCAAATAAGACTGGAACTGAGTTTGTCCAAGATATTCCAGAAGATTTCAATGTATTTATTTATGTTATGAAGGGTTCTATTCAGGTTAATGATGTTGAGTTGACGACTTTTAGTTCTGCATTTTTCGATGTTGATGGTAATGCAATCAGGGGCAAAGCTCTGAGTGAGGATGCCCAGTTTGCAATCATTGCTGGACGTATTCTTGATCAAGAAGTCATTCAGCATGGGCCATTTGTTGAGACAAATAGAGAGAAATTAATGGAAGTATTCAGAAACTATcaggaagaaaagaatgGTTTTGAGAATGCTCACAGTTGGAGATCTTCAATTCATGATGGTatttctgaagaagaagcctTAAAGTTATATAGAGAATAA
- the GPA2 gene encoding guanine nucleotide-binding protein subunit alpha (CAGL0I08195g~Ortholog(s) have G-protein coupled glucose receptor activity, GTP binding, adenylate cyclase activator activity) produces MGICGSKPDKAGDTKPGTSKARVRSDNRNSGGASNGKSTTAGQKDGQDMEGGQSGNSMSNEGDKKTTLEEELQNTRGLPVDEQSSSQSGSNNQKAIKVLLLGAGESGKSTILQQLKILHQNGFTKQELIDYTPLIYDNIIEIGKDIISARRKFNVDIDDPTLTEEDLDKISNYTSTRKNTDEDSSEGENSITVKPSEQANTTSIVSKDEFPKEFYPILSKLWNMKSTQELIMSEKSSQFYMMDSTKYFLDNLDRICNTPNYIPTEQDVLRSRQKTSGIFDTVVNMDNNFQMHIYDVGGQRSERKKWIHCFDNVTLVIFCVSLSEYDQFLMEDKSQNRFQESLVLFDNIVNSRWFARTSVVLFLNKIDLFAEKIQRVPLEHYFPDYMGGKDINKAAKYILWRFVQLNRANLNIYPHVTQATDTSNIKLVFAAIKETILENLLKDSGVLQ; encoded by the coding sequence ATGGGTATTTGCGGGTCTAAACCTGACAAAGCAGGTGATACAAAGCCAGGTACCTCGAAAGCCAGAGTAAGGTCAGACAACAGGAATTCTGGTGGTGCAAGTAATGGTAAATCCACAACGGCTGGTCAGAAGGATGGCCAAGATATGGAGGGCGGACAATCTGGCAACAGTATGTCTAACGAAGGTGACAAGAAAACTACATTAGAAGAAGAGTTACAAAATACTAGAGGACTTCCGGTTGATGAACAGAGTTCTTCACAATCTGGTAGTAACAACCAGAAAGCCATAAAAGTCTTATTATTAGGTGCTGGGGAGAGTGGTAAATCCACAATTCTACAACAACTCAAAATTCTACACCAAAACGGTTTTACCAAGCAAGAATTGATTGATTACACACCTTTAATCTACGATAATATAATAGAGATAGGAAAAGATATCATCAGTGCAAGACGAAAGTTTAATGTAGATATTGATGACCCTACTctaacagaagaagatctAGACAAGATTTCTAATTACACTAGCACAAGAAAGAACACGGACGAGGATTCCAGTGAGGGTGAAAACTCTATTACTGTTAAACCAAGTGAACAAGCCAATACCACCAGTATTGTGAGTAAAGATGAATTCCCTAAGGAGTTTTATCCGATATTATCTAAGCTTTGGAACATGAAATCGACGCAAGAATTAATAATGAGTGAAAAGTCATCACAATTTTACATGATGgattcaacaaaatatttcttaGATAATCTGGATAGGATATGCAATACTCCAAACTATATTCCTACTGAACAGGATGTTCTAAGATCAAGACAGAAAACTTCCGGTATCTTTGATACTGTTGTCAATATGGACAATAACTTTCAAATGCACATCTATGATGTGGGTGGACAGAGATCAGAGCGTAAGAAATGGATTCATTGCTTTGACAATGTTACCTTAGTAATATTCTGTGTGTCTTTATCCGAATATGATCAATTTCTGATGGAGGACAAGTCTCAAAACAGGTTCCAAGAATCCCTAGTCCTGTTTGATAACATAGTTAATAGTAGGTGGTTTGCTAGGACGTCAGTTGTATTGTTTTTAAACaaaattgatttatttGCAGAAAAGATACAAAGAGTGCCTCTGGAACACTATTTCCCAGACTATATGGGTGGGAAGGACATCAACAAAGCAGCTAAGTATATATTGTGGAGGTTTGTTCAACTCAACAGGGCAAACCTAAACATCTACCCCCATGTTACTCAGGCTACTGATACTTCGAATATAAAACTTGTCTTTGCAGCTATAAAAGAAACTATATTAGAGAACTTACTAAAAGACTCTGGTGTCTTACAATAG